The following are from one region of the Salmo trutta chromosome 22, fSalTru1.1, whole genome shotgun sequence genome:
- the LOC115158651 gene encoding NAD-dependent protein deacylase sirtuin-5, mitochondrial, with amino-acid sequence MLRKSPNLAHLAIAECEARLQRQGRRVTVITQNINELHYCARSTNVLEIHGSLFKTSCMSCGNVAVSHKSPICAALEGKGAPEPNTSDAQITPHHLPMWDILGSVLFIRV; translated from the exons ATGCTGAGGAAGAGCCCCAACCTAGCCCATTTGGCCATAGCAGAGTGTGAGGCGCGGCTGCAGAGACAGGGACGCCGCGTCACCGTCATCACACAGAACATCAACGAGCTGCACTACTGCGCCAGATCCACCAATGTCCTGGAGATACACG GCAGTCTGTTTAAAACCAGCTGTATGAGCTGTGGTAATGTTGCGGTCAGCCACAAGAGCCCCATCTGTGCTGCCCTGGAGGGCAAAGG tGCACCAGAGCCAAACACCAGTGATGCTCAGATCACTCCTCATCACCTACCCATGTGGGACATACTCGGTTCCGTTTTGTTTATAAGAGTTTAG